From a region of the Sulfuriferula plumbiphila genome:
- a CDS encoding bifunctional diguanylate cyclase/phosphodiesterase has product MGKFTFSGVRARVLLLVALAVAPWLAITIYHAVEERRLAVDAAQENALQLARLISFDQRETISRSRGLLQALSTFPEIRDGAPAECRLRLAHMLDSTQSYANIGVADAHGDLLCDAIATRKPINYSDRGWFREALKTRRFVIGTLTISRTTGKPVIVTALPIFDTQGAAHRIIFTSIDIGWLEHLLQQVRLPAGTAVSVMDANGVILARHPDGQKFAGKLNPLGALVLAILARKEEGIGQGKGIDGITRLFAYHRLFENPATASAYVSVTTPTDILFARSNRLFARDIVILGLATALIFILVWFGTNILVLGKMKALIHATKRIAHGDFSTRTQIQGSGELSELARTFDSMAQSLELLFQQSQHVMEVMPEAVIVSASSGKIVTVNAQAEKLFGYTRSEMIGLSIEALVPERFRAAHTAHRSAYITLATPAVRIMGEGRELFARRKDGTEFATEISLGPLKTEDGYFVISAVRDVSERKQFETRILHQATHDPLTSLPNRILFHDILAHAMTRALRTEKLLAILFLDLDEFKNINDTLGHEYGDILLKEMAQRLTATLRRDDLIARDDALVARQGGDEFTILLQGISVVDNIIQIAGKILAAVSRPFIADNHEMHMTASIGITIFPFDDTDIQNLLRNADTAMYRAKENGKNNFQFYTAGMNLRIRERMEIENGLRHALERDELVLHYQPQVNIGSGKMVAVEALLRWAHPEKGLIPPDKFIPVAEESGLIVPIGEWVLRTACRQNKVWQDMGLPHIRMAVNLSARQFRQPHLRVVVAKAMEDAGLDPYSDSLELEVTESVIMKDMEGTINTLNKLHEMGVRLSIDDFGMGYSSLSYLKRFPINTLKIDQSFVHDITTDADDAAIAATIVTLGHSLKLNVIAEGVETAEQLALLREMQCDEIQGYHFSRPLPAEEMERLLQQERRL; this is encoded by the coding sequence TTGGGAAAATTTACGTTTTCCGGAGTTCGGGCACGGGTACTGCTCCTGGTGGCACTCGCGGTTGCGCCATGGCTGGCGATCACCATTTACCATGCTGTTGAAGAACGCCGCCTTGCGGTCGATGCCGCGCAGGAAAACGCACTGCAGCTGGCGCGTCTCATTTCCTTCGACCAGCGGGAAACCATTAGCCGTTCGCGCGGCCTTCTGCAGGCATTATCCACTTTTCCGGAAATCAGGGATGGCGCACCGGCTGAGTGTCGGCTGCGGCTGGCACACATGCTCGACAGCACGCAAAGCTACGCCAATATCGGCGTAGCAGACGCGCACGGCGACCTGTTGTGTGACGCCATAGCGACCCGGAAACCGATCAATTATAGCGACCGCGGCTGGTTCCGTGAGGCACTCAAAACCCGGCGCTTTGTCATCGGCACTCTCACCATCAGCAGGACCACCGGCAAACCCGTCATCGTAACCGCCCTGCCGATATTCGATACGCAAGGGGCGGCGCACCGGATCATTTTCACCTCTATCGATATCGGATGGCTCGAGCACCTCCTGCAACAGGTCAGGCTACCCGCAGGCACGGCAGTCAGCGTGATGGATGCCAATGGCGTCATCCTGGCGCGGCACCCGGATGGACAGAAATTCGCGGGCAAGCTCAATCCGCTAGGCGCGCTGGTTCTGGCTATCCTGGCAAGGAAAGAAGAGGGCATCGGCCAGGGAAAGGGGATAGACGGCATCACCCGGCTGTTTGCCTATCATCGTTTGTTCGAAAACCCCGCGACAGCTTCCGCTTACGTCAGTGTCACCACCCCGACCGATATCCTGTTTGCCCGAAGCAATCGCCTGTTTGCCAGAGATATAGTCATTTTGGGGCTGGCAACCGCATTGATATTCATCCTGGTATGGTTTGGCACCAACATTCTGGTACTGGGCAAAATGAAGGCGCTGATTCACGCCACCAAACGGATTGCACACGGCGATTTCAGCACGCGCACCCAAATCCAGGGATCAGGCGAATTAAGCGAACTGGCGCGGACTTTTGACAGCATGGCGCAGTCACTGGAGCTGTTGTTCCAGCAAAGCCAGCACGTCATGGAGGTGATGCCGGAAGCCGTCATTGTTTCCGCCAGCAGCGGCAAGATCGTGACGGTCAACGCCCAGGCCGAAAAATTATTCGGTTATACCCGCAGTGAAATGATCGGACTATCGATCGAAGCCCTGGTGCCGGAACGCTTCCGCGCCGCACACACCGCTCATCGCAGCGCATATATAACGCTGGCAACGCCCGCAGTGAGAATCATGGGAGAAGGGCGGGAACTGTTCGCCCGCAGAAAGGACGGCACCGAATTTGCCACTGAAATCAGTCTGGGCCCCTTAAAGACGGAAGATGGCTATTTCGTGATTAGCGCGGTACGCGACGTCAGCGAGCGCAAACAATTCGAGACCCGCATACTACACCAGGCGACCCATGATCCGCTGACCAGCCTGCCCAACCGTATCCTGTTCCACGACATTCTTGCTCACGCCATGACCCGCGCCCTGCGCACGGAAAAACTGCTGGCGATCCTGTTTCTTGATCTGGACGAATTCAAAAACATTAACGACACGCTCGGTCACGAATACGGCGACATCCTGCTGAAGGAAATGGCGCAACGGCTGACTGCGACATTGCGCAGGGATGATTTGATCGCGCGCGACGATGCCCTTGTCGCCCGCCAGGGCGGCGACGAATTCACCATCCTGCTGCAAGGCATTTCGGTCGTGGATAACATTATCCAGATCGCGGGGAAAATACTTGCTGCGGTTTCCCGGCCTTTCATCGCAGACAACCATGAAATGCATATGACGGCGAGCATCGGCATCACCATATTTCCGTTTGATGACACCGATATCCAGAATCTGTTACGCAACGCCGACACCGCCATGTATCGCGCCAAGGAAAACGGAAAAAACAATTTTCAGTTTTACACGGCGGGAATGAATCTGCGCATTCGTGAGCGCATGGAAATTGAAAACGGGCTGCGCCATGCGCTGGAAAGAGACGAGCTGGTGTTGCACTACCAGCCACAAGTGAATATCGGGAGCGGGAAAATGGTCGCCGTGGAGGCACTGCTGCGCTGGGCGCATCCTGAAAAAGGCCTGATCCCGCCCGACAAATTCATTCCGGTGGCGGAAGAAAGCGGCCTGATCGTGCCCATCGGGGAATGGGTATTGCGCACCGCCTGCCGGCAAAACAAAGTCTGGCAGGATATGGGTTTGCCGCATATCCGCATGGCGGTAAACCTGTCCGCACGCCAATTCCGGCAGCCCCATCTGCGGGTAGTGGTGGCCAAGGCCATGGAGGATGCGGGCCTTGACCCCTATTCAGACAGTCTGGAGCTGGAAGTGACCGAAAGCGTCATCATGAAGGACATGGAGGGAACCATTAACACACTCAACAAACTGCATGAAATGGGGGTGCGTCTTTCCATTGACGATTTCGGCATGGGCTACTCCAGCCTGAGCTATTTAAAGCGTTTTCCGATCAATACGCTCAAAATCGACCAGTCCTTTGTCCACGACATCACGACCGATGCCGACGATGCCGCCATTGCCGCCACCATCGTCACATTGGGGCACAGCCTGAAATTGAACGTGATTGCCGAGGGGGTGGAAACTGCAGAACAACTGGCGTTATTGCGCGAGATGCAATGTGACGAAATCCAGGGCTACCATTTCAGCAGACCGCTGCCAGCCGAAGAGATGGAAAGACTCCTGCAACAAGAACGACGCCTGTAA
- a CDS encoding THUMP domain-containing class I SAM-dependent RNA methyltransferase — protein sequence MDKKKQRFFAPCPRGLEALLAQELTGLGAQDIASGFGGVAFAGDFTLCYRVNLHSRMASRVLWRVGGGAYRDEEDVYQGALSFNWPDFFSVDRSIVVKMTAQKSPLKSLEFTTLRIKDAVCDSFRAATGERPNVDIREPDVRIYAFLTSDTCTLYLDTSGDSLFKRGLRKQAGAAPLNENLAAGMLMLSGWQPGTPLFDPMCGSGTILMEAALMALNIAPGSRRSFGFMKLSNFDAAAWNRLRDAALAAQHPAQPQAIYGRDLFGDSLRDAQVNLEAAGLSGVVQLKQGNVLEVPAPAESGTIVTNPPYGIRIGEQAELAEFYPRLGDWLKRKCAGWNAYILSADMQLPRLIRLAASRRTPLFNGALECRLFEYKIVAGSARK from the coding sequence ATGGACAAGAAAAAACAACGATTTTTTGCACCTTGCCCGCGCGGTCTGGAGGCTTTGCTGGCCCAGGAATTAACCGGGCTGGGCGCGCAGGATATTGCCAGCGGATTCGGGGGTGTCGCCTTCGCCGGTGATTTCACCCTGTGCTATCGCGTCAACCTGCATTCGCGCATGGCCAGCCGGGTGCTGTGGCGGGTAGGCGGCGGCGCGTATCGCGACGAGGAAGATGTCTACCAGGGCGCGCTGTCCTTCAACTGGCCGGATTTTTTCAGTGTCGACCGCAGCATCGTGGTGAAAATGACGGCGCAGAAATCGCCGCTGAAAAGCCTGGAGTTCACTACCCTGCGCATCAAGGATGCGGTGTGCGACAGCTTCCGCGCGGCCACCGGCGAGCGCCCCAACGTCGATATCCGTGAACCCGACGTGCGCATCTACGCTTTTTTGACCAGTGACACTTGCACCCTCTATCTCGACACGTCGGGCGATTCCCTGTTCAAACGCGGCCTGCGCAAGCAGGCCGGCGCTGCACCGCTGAACGAAAATCTGGCGGCGGGCATGCTCATGCTGTCCGGCTGGCAGCCCGGTACGCCCCTGTTCGACCCGATGTGCGGCAGCGGCACCATCCTGATGGAAGCCGCGCTGATGGCGCTGAATATTGCGCCAGGCAGCCGGCGCAGCTTCGGCTTCATGAAGCTCAGCAACTTCGACGCTGCGGCCTGGAACCGGCTGCGCGACGCCGCCCTTGCGGCCCAGCATCCGGCACAGCCGCAAGCGATTTACGGTCGCGACCTGTTCGGTGATTCGCTACGCGATGCCCAGGTAAACCTCGAAGCAGCCGGGCTCTCCGGTGTGGTGCAACTGAAACAGGGCAACGTGCTGGAAGTCCCGGCCCCGGCTGAATCCGGCACCATCGTTACCAATCCGCCGTACGGCATCCGTATCGGCGAACAGGCCGAACTGGCCGAGTTTTATCCCCGGCTGGGCGACTGGCTCAAGCGCAAATGCGCCGGCTGGAACGCCTACATTCTGTCTGCCGACATGCAGCTTCCCAGGCTGATCCGGCTCGCCGCGAGCAGGCGCACGCCGCTGTTCAATGGTGCGCTGGAATGCCGCCTGTTTGAATATAAAATCGTGGCGGGGTCGGCGCGTAAATAG
- a CDS encoding CopD family protein codes for MLWIKALHIIFVTSWFAGLFYLPRLFVNHAMISDAATSERFKLMERKLYRFMTPLGVLALLFGTWLWLGYGYAGSWLEIKLALVGVLVAYHLYCGHLVKVFAEDRNRLGHVFYRWFNEVPVLVLFVVVFLVVLKP; via the coding sequence ATGCTGTGGATTAAGGCATTACACATTATTTTTGTTACCAGCTGGTTTGCGGGGTTGTTCTACCTGCCGCGATTATTCGTCAATCACGCCATGATCAGTGATGCCGCCACTTCGGAGCGGTTCAAGCTGATGGAGCGCAAGCTGTATCGTTTCATGACGCCGCTCGGCGTATTGGCGCTGCTATTCGGCACTTGGCTCTGGCTGGGCTACGGCTACGCGGGCAGCTGGCTGGAAATCAAGCTTGCCCTGGTGGGCGTGCTGGTGGCCTACCACCTCTATTGCGGCCATCTGGTCAAGGTGTTTGCCGAAGACCGCAACCGGTTGGGCCACGTATTCTACCGCTGGTTCAATGAAGTGCCGGTGCTGGTATTGTTTGTTGTGGTGTTTTTGGTGGTACTGAAGCCTTGA
- a CDS encoding TlpA disulfide reductase family protein: protein MKINLSPAARVWLKKLTPSPITLLLLGLIVYVWFRPPAWVSDENRAVQDVQVTLTDGRTLQLSQLRGKVVLVNFWATWCPYCRHEMPEMQSFYRDWHERGFEILALSIEDNPALIAAFMKKEGYTFAAGIASAETRQAFGGVSTVPKSFIVDKHGVIRQEISGQVYYARLEGLVAPLLKD, encoded by the coding sequence ATGAAAATCAACCTGAGTCCCGCCGCCCGAGTCTGGCTGAAAAAACTGACGCCGAGTCCGATTACACTGTTGTTGCTGGGACTGATTGTTTACGTGTGGTTCCGTCCGCCAGCCTGGGTATCTGATGAAAACCGCGCCGTCCAGGATGTTCAGGTGACGCTCACCGATGGTCGCACGCTGCAACTTTCGCAATTGCGCGGCAAGGTGGTATTGGTCAATTTCTGGGCAACCTGGTGCCCCTATTGCCGCCACGAAATGCCGGAAATGCAGTCATTCTACCGCGACTGGCATGAGCGCGGCTTTGAAATCCTGGCATTGTCGATCGAGGACAACCCCGCACTGATCGCAGCATTCATGAAAAAAGAGGGTTATACCTTTGCCGCCGGCATTGCCTCAGCAGAAACCCGGCAGGCGTTCGGTGGCGTCAGCACCGTGCCCAAGTCATTCATCGTCGACAAGCACGGCGTGATCCGCCAGGAAATCAGCGGACAGGTTTATTACGCCAGGCTGGAGGGGCTGGTGGCGCCGCTGCTTAAGGACTGA
- a CDS encoding DinB family protein — MQNRYSWKSYFVVLSDYQQWANDRLFAALGGIDHALLQSPQGLFFGTIHHTVDHIMLVNRLWLGRLRGDIPEVDFQAVTYPDWNQLIEATQRQAEELTLWLEACTEDWFDGRLDYVSSKGEARSMWMRDVLTHMMNHQTHHRGQISAVITRLGGAAPEMDYVYYKREMEGYMETIRDDQSLSSGATSPSSLA; from the coding sequence ATGCAAAACCGCTATTCGTGGAAAAGCTATTTCGTGGTGCTGTCGGATTACCAGCAGTGGGCGAACGACCGGCTGTTCGCAGCTTTGGGCGGGATTGACCACGCTTTGCTGCAAAGCCCGCAGGGCCTGTTTTTCGGCACTATCCACCACACGGTGGATCACATCATGCTGGTTAACCGCTTGTGGCTGGGGCGGCTGCGTGGCGACATTCCGGAGGTTGATTTCCAGGCGGTCACTTATCCCGACTGGAACCAGTTGATCGAGGCTACCCAGCGTCAGGCCGAGGAACTCACGCTGTGGCTGGAAGCATGCACGGAAGACTGGTTTGATGGCCGTCTGGATTATGTGTCTTCCAAAGGCGAAGCACGCTCGATGTGGATGCGCGATGTGCTCACCCACATGATGAACCATCAAACCCATCATCGCGGCCAGATTTCTGCCGTCATCACCCGCCTGGGCGGTGCGGCGCCAGAAATGGATTATGTCTATTACAAGCGCGAGATGGAGGGTTACATGGAAACCATCCGTGACGATCAGTCCTTAAGCAGCGGCGCCACCAGCCCCTCCAGCCTGGCGTAA
- a CDS encoding TlpA disulfide reductase family protein, giving the protein MGNKQYHKYVLVGVVLIALAGALFLGLTQKSPAPQVTFTDLTGKKISMQSLRGKMVLVNFWATTCPGCVEEMPHIVETYKQYHDKGFEVIAVAMSYDPPSYVLQFNRQRALPFPVALDVQGDLAHQFDDVKLTPTSFLIDKDGNVVEQTIGSLDFVKLRSRLDKALIQKG; this is encoded by the coding sequence ATGGGCAACAAACAATATCACAAGTATGTTCTGGTTGGTGTAGTGCTGATCGCGCTGGCAGGCGCATTGTTCCTGGGTTTGACGCAAAAATCCCCGGCCCCGCAAGTGACCTTCACCGACCTCACCGGCAAGAAAATATCCATGCAGAGCCTGCGCGGGAAAATGGTGCTGGTGAATTTCTGGGCGACAACCTGCCCGGGCTGCGTGGAAGAAATGCCGCATATTGTTGAAACCTACAAGCAGTATCATGACAAGGGTTTCGAAGTGATTGCGGTTGCCATGAGTTACGATCCGCCCAGTTATGTGCTCCAGTTTAACCGGCAGCGCGCTTTGCCGTTTCCGGTGGCGCTGGATGTGCAGGGTGATCTGGCGCACCAGTTCGATGATGTAAAACTCACCCCCACCTCATTTCTGATCGACAAGGATGGCAACGTGGTGGAACAGACCATAGGCTCGCTGGATTTCGTCAAGCTGCGCAGCCGTCTGGATAAGGCGCTCATTCAAAAAGGTTGA
- a CDS encoding type 1 glutamine amidotransferase domain-containing protein produces MAKVLFILTAASELPLKDGTRIPTGFWAQELVPPHHIFLEHGHTIDIATPKGKPAVLDENCFSPAFHNQDAGRIANLREQLSGIEAWHTPLSLERLALTGTRYDALFFPGGHGPMVDLITSAAAGNLVKRTLAGGGLIGAVCHGPAGLVTAQQDGHWLFAGYQLTCFSPQEEQHAGLADALPFLLAERLASLGGELRFGAPGGEHVVIDRQLHTGQNPASVEKLAFAMARRLKKMGSLDKDVCGTPCA; encoded by the coding sequence ATGGCCAAAGTCCTGTTCATCCTCACTGCCGCCAGCGAGCTCCCGCTCAAGGACGGCACCCGGATTCCGACCGGCTTCTGGGCACAGGAGCTGGTTCCGCCACACCATATCTTTCTCGAACACGGGCACACGATCGACATCGCCACACCCAAAGGCAAGCCCGCCGTGCTGGACGAAAACTGCTTTTCCCCGGCGTTTCATAACCAAGACGCCGGCCGCATCGCCAACCTGCGCGAGCAGTTGTCCGGGATCGAAGCCTGGCACACACCGCTGTCACTGGAGCGGCTGGCGCTGACCGGGACCCGATACGACGCGCTATTTTTTCCTGGCGGACACGGCCCCATGGTCGATTTGATCACCTCCGCGGCGGCAGGCAATCTGGTCAAGCGCACCCTGGCAGGCGGCGGTTTGATCGGTGCGGTATGCCATGGCCCGGCGGGTCTGGTAACGGCGCAGCAGGACGGACACTGGCTGTTTGCAGGGTATCAGCTGACCTGCTTCAGCCCGCAGGAAGAACAGCACGCCGGACTCGCCGACGCGCTGCCCTTCCTGCTGGCAGAGCGCCTCGCCAGCCTGGGCGGGGAATTGCGTTTTGGCGCGCCGGGCGGCGAGCATGTCGTCATCGACCGCCAGCTCCATACCGGCCAGAATCCGGCCTCAGTCGAAAAACTGGCTTTTGCCATGGCGCGCCGGCTCAAAAAAATGGGCAGCCTGGACAAGGATGTCTGCGGCACCCCCTGCGCCTGA
- a CDS encoding DUF3683 domain-containing protein, producing the protein MDTPRLREIPYNYTSFSDREIVIRLLGGEAWEILNQLRAERRTGRSARMLFEVLGDIWVVSRNPYLQDDLLANPRRQTALIEALNHRLNEIDARRQDNPLVAPLLETARRAVANFESDFAHTRRLRRDTLKKLGRHTRKDNIQFDGLARVSHVTDATDWRVEYPFVVLNPDTEAEIAHLVKGCIELGLTIIPRGGGTGYTGGAIPLTPHSAVINTEKLEALSAPEMTRLPGVDRDYATIHCGAGVVTRRVMDAADEAGFVFAVDPTSADASCIGGNVAMNAGGKKAVLWGTALDNLVSWRMVTPDAEWLEVTRLDHNLGKIHDAAMARFEVRRYAIDGTAEIARPEVLEIPGQHFRKVGLGKDVTDKFLAGLPGIQKEGCDGIITSARFILHQLPAFTRTVCLEFFGQVRDAVPAIVEVKDYLDAHPHAILAGLEHLDARYIKAVGYATKAHRNERPKMILLADVVSDDEAACGEAASHIVQLANARGGEGFIAVTAEARKKFWLDRARTAAIAAHTNAFKINEDVVIPLDRLADYSDGVERINIELSIANKLKLLDALEPFFRAALPLFQDEDTVADPQMTEERRSRALALLQKTRARWRWLLDNLDAAPARAELAIANTGLVASNGHTTVFQALQDHTLRVSWKRELRRELQRIFVGREYQPVLDACDRLHKQTLKSRVFVALHMHAGDGNVHTNLPVNSDDYTMLQEANAAVARIMQLARDLGGVISGEHGIGLTKLEYLEDEAIQSFVRYKTKVDPEGRFNKGKLMPGADLRNAYTPSFSLLETESLIMEQSEIGEIADSIKDCLRCGKCKPVCNTHIPRANLLYSPRNKILATSLLIEAFLYEEQTRRGVSIRHFDEFGDVADHCTVCHKCLNPCPVNIDFGDVSIAMRNFLRKQGKKKFNPGTTASMFFLNATDPATIKLTRKVMIDWGYSAQRWAYQGAKKLGLVKAQTAHPPATLGTAPMRAQIIHFINKPMPGGLPKKTSRALLGLEDASIVPVIRNPAKLSEDSDAVFYFPGCGSERLFSQVGLATQAMLFELGTQTVLPPGYLCCGYPQTSSGQADKGEAITTENRVLFHRVANTLNYLDIKTVIVSCGTCMDQLLKYQFEKIFPGCRLLDIHEYLLEKGVKLEGVNGTRYMYHDPCHTPMKTYQPLKVVNQLMGDEVKLSERCCGESGTLAVSRPDISTQIRFRKEEEIRKVAGQLRAGSGEAAPVKILTSCPSCLQGLSRYDDDAATSADYIVVEMARHLLGPDWMANYIDKASNGGIERVLL; encoded by the coding sequence ATGGACACCCCCCGCCTACGCGAAATTCCCTACAATTACACTTCGTTTTCCGACCGCGAAATCGTCATCCGCCTGCTGGGTGGGGAAGCATGGGAAATCCTCAACCAGCTGCGCGCCGAACGCCGCACCGGCCGCTCGGCACGCATGTTGTTCGAGGTGCTGGGCGATATCTGGGTGGTATCGCGCAACCCCTATCTGCAGGATGACCTGCTCGCCAACCCCAGGCGCCAGACGGCGTTGATCGAGGCGCTGAATCATCGGCTGAATGAAATCGACGCGCGCCGGCAGGACAATCCGCTGGTTGCGCCGCTGCTGGAAACCGCGCGCCGGGCAGTGGCAAATTTCGAATCGGATTTTGCCCATACGCGCCGGTTGCGCCGCGATACGCTAAAAAAACTGGGCCGCCACACACGCAAGGACAACATCCAGTTCGACGGCCTGGCGCGCGTTTCCCACGTCACCGACGCCACCGACTGGCGCGTGGAATACCCCTTCGTCGTGCTCAACCCGGACACCGAAGCGGAAATCGCCCACCTGGTCAAAGGCTGCATCGAACTGGGGCTGACCATCATTCCGCGCGGCGGCGGCACCGGCTACACCGGCGGTGCGATTCCGCTCACACCGCATTCCGCCGTCATCAACACGGAAAAACTGGAGGCGCTGTCCGCGCCCGAGATGACGCGCCTGCCCGGCGTGGATCGCGACTACGCCACTATCCACTGCGGCGCCGGGGTGGTGACGCGGCGGGTGATGGACGCGGCGGATGAAGCGGGCTTTGTGTTCGCAGTCGATCCCACCTCGGCCGACGCCTCGTGCATCGGCGGCAACGTGGCGATGAACGCCGGCGGCAAAAAGGCCGTGCTGTGGGGCACGGCGCTCGACAATCTGGTGTCGTGGCGCATGGTGACACCGGACGCGGAATGGCTGGAAGTCACCCGCCTCGACCATAATCTGGGCAAGATTCACGATGCCGCAATGGCACGGTTCGAGGTTCGGCGCTACGCCATTGACGGCACAGCCGAAATCGCCAGGCCGGAGGTTCTGGAAATCCCCGGCCAGCATTTCCGCAAGGTGGGGCTGGGCAAGGACGTCACCGACAAGTTCCTGGCCGGCCTGCCCGGCATCCAGAAGGAAGGCTGCGACGGCATCATCACCTCCGCCCGCTTCATTCTGCACCAGCTGCCCGCATTCACGCGCACCGTGTGCCTGGAATTCTTCGGCCAGGTGCGCGACGCAGTGCCTGCCATCGTCGAAGTGAAGGATTATCTGGATGCCCACCCCCACGCCATCCTCGCCGGACTGGAACATCTGGACGCGCGCTACATCAAGGCGGTGGGCTACGCCACCAAGGCCCACCGCAACGAACGCCCGAAAATGATCCTGCTGGCCGACGTGGTGTCGGATGACGAGGCCGCCTGCGGCGAAGCGGCCTCGCACATCGTGCAGCTCGCCAATGCCCGCGGCGGCGAGGGTTTCATCGCCGTGACTGCCGAAGCGCGCAAGAAATTCTGGCTGGATCGCGCCCGCACCGCCGCCATCGCCGCCCACACCAACGCTTTCAAGATCAACGAGGACGTGGTGATCCCCCTGGACCGGCTGGCGGATTATTCCGACGGCGTGGAACGCATCAACATCGAACTATCCATCGCCAACAAGCTGAAATTGCTGGATGCACTGGAGCCGTTTTTCCGCGCCGCACTGCCGCTGTTCCAGGATGAAGATACGGTGGCCGATCCGCAGATGACCGAGGAACGCCGTAGCCGGGCGCTGGCCTTGCTGCAAAAAACCCGTGCGCGCTGGCGCTGGCTGCTGGACAATCTCGACGCCGCGCCGGCCCGCGCCGAACTCGCCATCGCCAACACCGGTCTGGTCGCGTCCAACGGCCACACCACGGTGTTCCAGGCCTTGCAGGATCACACCCTGCGCGTGTCGTGGAAGCGTGAACTGCGCAGGGAGCTGCAGCGCATTTTCGTCGGCCGCGAATACCAGCCGGTACTGGACGCGTGCGACCGCCTGCACAAACAAACCCTGAAAAGCCGCGTTTTCGTGGCGCTGCACATGCACGCCGGCGACGGCAACGTGCACACCAACCTGCCGGTCAACTCCGACGACTACACCATGCTGCAGGAAGCCAACGCCGCCGTGGCGCGCATCATGCAGCTGGCGCGGGATCTGGGCGGGGTGATTTCGGGCGAACACGGCATCGGCCTCACCAAGCTGGAATACCTGGAAGATGAAGCGATCCAGAGCTTCGTGCGCTATAAAACCAAAGTTGACCCGGAAGGCCGCTTCAACAAGGGCAAGCTGATGCCCGGCGCGGATCTGCGCAACGCCTATACCCCCAGCTTCTCGCTGCTGGAAACCGAGTCGCTGATCATGGAACAGTCCGAGATCGGCGAGATCGCCGACTCGATCAAGGATTGCCTGCGCTGCGGCAAGTGCAAGCCGGTGTGCAACACGCATATTCCGCGCGCCAATCTGCTGTACAGCCCGCGCAACAAGATCCTCGCCACCTCGCTGTTGATCGAGGCTTTTCTGTACGAGGAGCAGACCCGGCGCGGGGTTTCCATCCGGCACTTCGACGAGTTCGGCGATGTGGCCGACCACTGCACCGTGTGCCACAAGTGCCTCAACCCGTGCCCGGTCAACATCGACTTCGGCGACGTTTCCATCGCCATGCGCAACTTCCTGCGCAAGCAGGGCAAGAAAAAGTTCAACCCCGGCACGACAGCGTCGATGTTCTTCCTCAATGCCACCGACCCGGCCACCATCAAGCTCACCCGCAAAGTGATGATAGACTGGGGCTACAGTGCGCAGCGCTGGGCTTACCAGGGCGCGAAGAAACTCGGTCTGGTCAAAGCGCAGACCGCTCACCCCCCTGCCACTCTCGGCACCGCCCCGATGCGTGCGCAGATCATCCACTTCATCAACAAGCCCATGCCCGGCGGACTGCCCAAGAAAACCTCGCGCGCGCTGCTGGGGCTGGAAGATGCCAGCATTGTGCCGGTGATCCGCAACCCGGCCAAACTCAGCGAGGATTCCGACGCGGTATTCTACTTCCCCGGCTGCGGTTCGGAGCGGCTGTTCTCGCAAGTGGGGCTGGCGACGCAGGCCATGCTGTTCGAACTCGGCACGCAAACCGTGCTGCCGCCCGGCTATCTGTGCTGCGGCTATCCGCAGACCTCGAGCGGGCAGGCGGATAAAGGCGAGGCCATCACCACCGAAAACCGGGTGCTGTTCCACCGCGTGGCCAACACCCTCAACTACCTCGACATCAAGACCGTGATCGTGTCCTGCGGCACCTGCATGGATCAACTGTTGAAGTACCAGTTCGAGAAAATCTTCCCCGGCTGCCGCCTGCTCGACATCCACGAATACCTGCTGGAGAAAGGTGTAAAACTGGAAGGAGTGAACGGCACGCGCTATATGTACCACGACCCGTGCCACACGCCGATGAAGACCTACCAGCCGCTGAAGGTAGTGAACCAGTTGATGGGCGATGAGGTAAAACTGTCCGAACGCTGCTGCGGCGAATCCGGCACGCTGGCGGTGTCGCGCCCGGACATCTCCACTCAGATCCGCTTCCGCAAGGAAGAAGAAATCCGCAAGGTGGCCGGACAACTGCGCGCCGGATCGGGCGAAGCTGCCCCGGTGAAAATCCTCACCTCATGCCCGTCGTGCCTGCAGGGCTTATCCCGCTACGATGACGACGCTGCAACCTCTGCGGACTACATCGTGGTGGAAATGGCCAGGCACCTGCTGGGGCCGGACTGGATGGCGAATTACATCGACAAGGCCAGCAACGGCGGCATCGAGCGTGTATTGTTATGA